One region of Triticum aestivum cultivar Chinese Spring chromosome 6B, IWGSC CS RefSeq v2.1, whole genome shotgun sequence genomic DNA includes:
- the LOC123139674 gene encoding chlorophyllase-2-like translates to MATFVSAAAARPAGTTAVFEEGRHDVQVETVHPCQAKGLPKPLLVAAPKDPGSYPVIVFLHGWNMYNSWYQNLLKHVASHGFIAVAPQLYVFSILTVVNMDDKKDIATTKQVTNWLADEQQGLLYVLSNILKVDGVKPDLSRLALAGHSRGGDTAFAVALGLKGKGDETSLDLNFSALIGVDPVAGLAEWLQVEPKVLSGSLINPRMPVLVIGTGLGPEGNILPPSLPCAPAGVNHINFYKECAPPRYHFTAKDYGHLDMLDNDVPLLVDCMCKRNPEHTKELARRTMGGLMVAFLRAMLEDKDEDLNTVLQNPDLAPAVLDQVEYDLA, encoded by the exons ATGGCAACGTTCGTGTCAGCGGCAGCAGCGCGGCCGGCCGGCACGACGGCGGTGTTCGAGGAGGGGCGGCACGACGTGCAGGTGGAAACCGTCCATCCGTGCCAGGCCAAGGGTCTCCCCAAGCCGCTCTTGGTGGCTGCCCCCAAGGACCCTGGGAGCTATCCCGTTATCGTGTTCCTGCATGGCTGGAATATGTACAACAGCTGGTATCAGAACCTACTGAAGCATGTCGCCTCTCATGGCTTCATAGCTGTGGCACCGCAG CTTTACGTCTTCTCGATCCTGACTGTTGTCAACATGGATGACAAGAAAGACATAGCTACGACGAAGCAAGTAACCAACTGGCTCGCCGATGAGCAGCAGGGGCTCCTCTACGTCCTCAGCAACATCCTCAAAGTCGACGGCGTGAAGCCCGACCTGTCCAGGCTCGCGCTGGCCGGGCACAGCCGAGGCGGCGACACAGCCTTCGCTGTGGCGCTGGGGCTCAAAGGCAAAGGCGACGAAACCTCACTGGACCTCAACTTCTCTGCCCTCATTGGCGTTGACCCCGTGGCCGGGCTAGCAGAGTGGCTACAAGTGGAGCCCAAGGTCCTCTCCGGCTCGTTGATCAACCCACGGATGCCGGTCCTCGTCATCGGCACTGGGCTGGGCCCGGAGGGCAACATCCTACCTCCGAGCCTCCCCTGTGCACCGGCTGGTGTGAACCATATCAATTTCTACAAGGAGTGTGCGCCACCACGGTACCACTTCACCGCCAAGGATTACGGGCATCTGGACATGCTGGATAACGATGTTCCGCTGCTCGTTGACTGCATGTGCAAGAGGAACCCGGAACACACCAAGGAGCTTGCCCGGAGGACCATGGGGGGACTCATGGTGGCCTTCTTGAGGGCCATGTTGGAGGATAAGGATGAGGATCTCAACACCGTGCTCCAGAACCCTGACCTGGCGCCCGCTGTTCTGGACCAAGTGGAGTATGATTTGGCTTGA